Proteins encoded together in one Ipomoea triloba cultivar NCNSP0323 chromosome 4, ASM357664v1 window:
- the LOC116017349 gene encoding protein DETOXIFICATION 43-like, with translation MWMSPFLVLFHDARKVFKWDDLGGEILSIAFPAALALAADPVASLIDTAFIGHLGSVEIAAVGVAVSIINQANKVTIFPLVNITTSFVAEENSEISSKCDDGSKEVISAKVYSEEKVAEEETAKDSELEMMENGSFTSSETKGSSALSDLEASKSETVSNSSESNSKIKRGKLRIPSASTALMMGCILGILQTVFLTVLAKPLLGLMGVKAGSTMLNPALRYLTLRSLGSPAVLLSLAIQGIFRGLKDTKTPLYATAAGDLVNIILDAVFILACHWGVSGAAIAHVISQYILLLILLFKLITEVELLPPSSKHLQLSKFLKNGLWLFARVIAATFCVTLAASLAARLGSTVMAAFQVCLQVWLTSSLLADGLAIAGQAILASAFAVKDYKKAKAVAARVLQMGFVMGYGLAVVVGLGLYLGSGVFSKDKNVIRLITIGVPFVAGTQPINSVAFVLDGVNFGASDFLYSAYSMVLVAAMTIGVEFLLLKSNGFVGIWIALAIFMLLRTIAGLWRLATGTGPWCFLRASTQTMI, from the exons ATGTGGATGTCACCATTCTTGGTTCTCTTCCATGATGCAAG GAAAGTTTTCAAATGGGATGATTTGGGTGGGGAGATTCTGAGCATTGCATTCCCTGCTGCGCTTGCATTAGCAGCCGATCCTGTTGCATCCTTGATTGACACTGCATTCATCGGCCATTTAG GTTCTGTGGAAATTGCTGCAGTGGGGGTTGCGGTTTCAATCATAAACCAGGCGAACAAGGTTACCATATTCCCTCTTGTCAACATTACTACATCCTTTGTTGCAGAGGAAAACAGTGAAATATCATCCAAATGTGATGATGGCTCCAAAGAGGTTATTTCTGCCAAGGTTTACAGTGAAGAGAAAGTTGCAGAGGAGGAGACTGCTAAAGATTCTGAGCTTGAAATGATGGAGAATGGTTCCTTCACAAGCAGTGAAACAAAGGGTTCTTCTGCTTTATCAGATCTTGAAGCAAGTAAGTCTGAAACTGTTAGTAATAGCAGCGAAAGCAACAGCAAAATTAAGCGTGGGAAGCTCCGAATCCCTTCTGCATCAACTGCTTTAATGATGGGATGCATTCTGGGCATTCTCCAGACTGTGTTCCTCACAGTTCTTGCAAAGCCTCTCTTGGGGTTGATGGGTGTCAAGGCT GGATCTACCATGTTAAACCCTGCACTAAGGTATCTGACTCTGAGATCACTGGGATCCCCTGCAGTTCTTCTGTCACTGGCAATTCAAGGGATCTTTCGCGGTCTCAAGGATACTAAAACCCCCTTGTATGCCACAG CTGCAGGGGATTTGGTGAATATAATATTGGATGCTGTCTTCATATTAGCTTGTCATTGGGGTGTGAGTGGAGCTGCCATTGCTCATGTTATCTCTCA GTATATTTTATTACTCATCCTGCTCTTCAAGTTGATCACAGAAGTTGAGTTGTTGCCACCAAGTTCTAAGCATTTACAGCTCAGTAAATTTCTCAAGAATG GATTGTGGCTATTCGCGAGGGTGATAGCCGCCACATTCTGTGTCACTCTGGCGGCTTCTCTGGCTGCGAGGCTCGGTTCGACAGTCATGGCTGCATTTCAAGTCTGCTTGCAAGTGTGGCTCACATCTTCACTTCTTGCAGATGGGTTGGCCATTGCAGGACAG GCAATTCTTGCCAGTGCATTTGCTGTTAAAGACTACAAGAAAGCTAAGGCTGTTGCTGCTAGAGTGCTCCAG ATGGGGTTCGTGATGGGATATGGCCTGGCTGTGGTGGTCGGACTAGGTTTATACTTAGGGTCAGGGGTTTTCTCGAAGGACAAGAACGTTATTCGTCTGATAACCATAGGCGTCCCG TTTGTTGCAGGCACACAGCCAATAAATTCAGTGGCATTTGTTCTTGATGGTGTCAACTTTGGGGCATCAGATTTCTTGTACTCTGCATATTCAATGGTGTTGGTGGCGGCTATGACTATTGGGGTTGAATTTCTGCTCTTGAAATCCAATGGCTTTGTTGGGATATGGATTGCCTTAGCCATATTCATGCTCCTGCGCACCATTGCAGGTTTATGGAG GCTGGCAACAGGAACAGGACCTTGGTGTTTCCTCAGGGCCTCAACCCAAACAATGATTTAA